In one Flammeovirga yaeyamensis genomic region, the following are encoded:
- a CDS encoding efflux RND transporter permease subunit codes for MINFAKFSIEKNRIVLSVLAVVMIMGMVFYQSLSRDSMPPFTVRVATIVASFPGASPDRVEELVTDKIEKIAQELPELKKVTSDSRTGLSVVTVELKMDVAPEDLQPVWDRLRRKLDQMSDLPSNVYPQLQDDGIGEVFGIAVGITSDGFSYADVKKYADRLRNDLISLEDAAKVEINGEQEERVFIKFDNAKLKNYGLTSSSLEQMISSTNILNTGGEINLQNERIVLEPSGNFNNIKDIRNMLIPVGNNGNVISLSDVATIEKGYIYPQKQIVKINGKKGVSLHISLKEGRNILNLGQEVDQVLAQYQEELPIGLEVMRLSSLDHYIEHKVTDFEGNLIQSVVIVLAVMLIFLGMRTGLVIASLIPMVTIATFMVMGLFDLGINQISLAALIMALGMMVDNGIVVAESIMVKMEEGIDVKKAAIDSVQELFYPLLISTLTTSAAFLSFYMAESIMGDIMGPIFSVITIALISSWLISLSIISLLCVYFLKVQPKGEAKKKFLDRMIDALKSGYHKVIMISLKYKKSVVVSVAMMFIASLLGFGLLEVLFFPDSDRNMITIDINLPQGSRIEATQKVVGELETFFNEELMVGEDKQDGITSWTSFIGEGPSSYDLGYTPDEPNANYAHILINTSDQLINNELIKKIDEYSFLTFPDADVKVGLLGAGSGGAPIEIKVSGNNPDQLQNIAANIRKELSSVEGTKNVKDDWGPKGKKFVIEIDQSKAQAAGMTNQDIAVSLQTILDGFRTGEFREEEKSIPILLQSIESSDLSLSALKTANVYSQNSGKSVPLNQVAEIVPVWQYTQIKRENLKRTITVECELTEEGNANNIMATIQPWLDQDQENWGAGYTYSLGGDAEESAENMGAVFTYLPLSAFIIVMLLVMQFNSFRKMTIILLTIPLGVIGMVIGLLIFQVPFGFMAFLGIISLAGIVINNAIVLIERIEVEEKELKKAPLQAVIDACLQRFRPIILATFTTVLGLIPLYLGGGAIWEPMAVTIMVGLMFGTIITLIFIPALYSILFKVK; via the coding sequence ATGATAAATTTCGCCAAATTCTCCATCGAAAAGAACCGTATTGTTCTTAGTGTTTTAGCCGTGGTTATGATCATGGGAATGGTTTTCTACCAATCTTTATCAAGAGATAGTATGCCTCCATTTACGGTAAGAGTCGCAACGATTGTAGCTTCTTTTCCTGGGGCAAGCCCAGATAGAGTAGAGGAATTAGTGACGGATAAAATCGAAAAAATTGCTCAAGAATTACCTGAATTAAAGAAGGTGACAAGTGATTCTAGAACTGGACTTTCGGTAGTAACGGTGGAGTTGAAAATGGACGTGGCTCCAGAAGATCTTCAGCCGGTATGGGATCGTTTGAGAAGAAAGTTGGATCAAATGTCTGATTTACCTTCTAACGTTTACCCTCAGTTGCAAGACGATGGAATCGGTGAAGTTTTCGGTATTGCAGTAGGTATTACAAGTGATGGTTTTTCTTATGCAGATGTAAAGAAATATGCTGATCGTTTAAGAAACGATTTGATTAGCTTGGAAGATGCTGCTAAAGTAGAAATCAACGGGGAACAAGAAGAGCGTGTATTTATCAAATTTGATAATGCGAAGTTGAAAAACTACGGGTTAACATCAAGTAGTTTGGAGCAAATGATTAGCTCGACAAACATTTTGAATACAGGTGGAGAAATCAATCTTCAGAATGAAAGAATTGTCTTGGAGCCATCAGGTAACTTCAACAATATCAAAGACATTAGAAATATGTTGATTCCGGTGGGAAACAACGGAAACGTCATCTCACTATCTGATGTGGCAACGATTGAAAAGGGGTATATCTATCCTCAAAAGCAAATCGTGAAGATCAATGGAAAGAAGGGAGTATCCTTGCATATCTCTTTAAAAGAAGGTAGAAACATTTTGAATTTGGGTCAGGAAGTTGATCAAGTTTTAGCTCAATATCAAGAGGAATTACCGATCGGTTTGGAAGTGATGAGATTGTCGTCTTTAGATCATTACATCGAACACAAAGTAACTGATTTCGAAGGGAATTTAATCCAATCGGTAGTGATTGTTTTAGCCGTGATGTTGATCTTCTTAGGTATGAGAACAGGTTTAGTCATTGCCAGCTTAATTCCAATGGTAACAATCGCCACTTTTATGGTGATGGGATTATTTGATTTAGGCATCAACCAAATCTCTCTAGCCGCTTTGATTATGGCATTAGGAATGATGGTGGATAACGGCATTGTAGTGGCGGAATCCATTATGGTAAAAATGGAAGAGGGCATTGATGTGAAAAAGGCAGCCATCGACTCCGTTCAGGAATTATTCTATCCATTATTGATATCGACTTTAACAACATCAGCGGCATTCTTATCGTTCTACATGGCCGAGTCGATTATGGGTGATATTATGGGACCGATCTTCTCAGTGATCACTATTGCGTTGATCTCATCATGGTTGATTTCTTTGAGTATCATCTCACTTTTATGTGTGTACTTCTTAAAAGTGCAACCTAAAGGTGAAGCTAAAAAGAAGTTCTTAGATCGTATGATTGATGCCTTGAAATCAGGTTACCATAAAGTGATCATGATCTCATTGAAATACAAAAAATCGGTAGTCGTTAGTGTGGCTATGATGTTTATTGCTTCATTGCTAGGATTTGGATTATTAGAAGTATTATTCTTCCCAGATAGCGATAGAAACATGATCACGATCGACATCAATTTGCCTCAAGGTTCTAGAATTGAGGCCACTCAAAAAGTAGTAGGAGAGTTAGAAACGTTCTTCAATGAGGAATTGATGGTCGGTGAAGATAAGCAAGACGGCATCACTTCTTGGACATCGTTTATCGGTGAAGGACCATCGTCGTACGATTTAGGGTATACTCCAGATGAGCCAAATGCCAACTATGCACACATCTTAATCAATACTTCGGATCAATTGATCAACAACGAGTTAATCAAAAAGATTGATGAGTACAGTTTCTTGACTTTCCCAGATGCAGATGTAAAAGTAGGTTTATTGGGTGCAGGTAGCGGTGGAGCACCGATCGAAATTAAAGTATCAGGAAATAACCCAGATCAGTTGCAAAATATCGCAGCGAATATCAGAAAAGAGTTGTCGTCTGTAGAAGGAACGAAAAACGTGAAGGACGATTGGGGTCCAAAGGGAAAGAAGTTTGTGATTGAAATTGATCAAAGTAAAGCACAAGCGGCGGGTATGACCAACCAAGATATTGCGGTGTCCCTTCAAACTATCTTAGATGGATTTAGAACGGGAGAATTTAGAGAAGAGGAGAAATCGATTCCGATTTTATTACAAAGCATAGAAAGTTCTGATCTATCGTTATCAGCTTTAAAAACGGCCAATGTGTACAGTCAGAATTCTGGGAAAAGTGTACCGCTAAATCAGGTAGCAGAGATTGTTCCTGTGTGGCAATATACTCAGATCAAGCGAGAGAATTTAAAACGTACAATCACTGTAGAATGTGAGTTAACTGAAGAAGGAAATGCCAACAACATTATGGCAACAATTCAGCCTTGGTTGGATCAAGATCAAGAAAACTGGGGAGCAGGTTACACTTACTCTTTAGGAGGAGATGCCGAGGAAAGTGCAGAGAACATGGGAGCGGTATTTACTTACCTTCCGTTATCGGCTTTCATCATCGTGATGCTGTTAGTAATGCAGTTCAACTCTTTCAGAAAAATGACCATCATTTTATTAACGATTCCATTAGGTGTGATCGGAATGGTGATCGGTTTATTGATCTTCCAAGTGCCTTTCGGATTCATGGCTTTCTTAGGAATTATCTCTCTGGCAGGGATCGTGATTAACAATGCCATCGTTTTGATCGAACGAATAGAAGTGGAGGAAAAAGAGTTGAAAAAAGCTCCTCTACAAGCAGTGATTGATGCATGTTTGCAAAGGTTTAGACCCATCATCTTGGCTACTTTCACAACCGTACTTGGTTTAATTCCATTGTACTTAGGTGGCGGCGCTATTTGGGAGCCAATGGCGGTAACAATCATGGTTGGATTAATGTTCGGAACCATCATCACTTTGATCTTTATTCCAGCATTGTACAGCATCTTATTTAAGGTGAAGTAA
- a CDS encoding PCMD domain-containing protein: MKKLITIVIAVLALSGCIKNDVPYPYIFGEIISLQIEGQNGNAIISQENQTVEIRVPFGMDRTQLKITDLVMTEEATIYPKIEELMDFSSPVTFTVSTYQDYDWTVTVIEDDFDIIMHEFEIEGQVSSEIDQSNRIIRVVISDTLDIENLNVVQFSYSPEQVPVLPYPFDVHDFSSEVTFLFDDIEWRVEVTYDDGEIENIGEQIMYSDFKTWYYGGRKANESNNSRKFNIPGEDFDGTPWRTGDVGAADLIIPTGVRTVYPSPSEEEYEYTTLKTTSALGVVAAGSLFVGDIQGSGLTNVQTDFGIPFTDQPKSFETTIQYIPELYDGSPDQCDVYVLLQVREGSGDNEKRYRLATAWYRSDETMMNFETINMPLLYGNHNDLAPFMMPSTANERMPEHGFAPTDSEPTHIIVVYSSSFDGANFKGGVGSELRVKGFELKY; the protein is encoded by the coding sequence ATGAAAAAACTTATTACTATTGTTATCGCTGTACTCGCTTTAAGCGGATGTATTAAAAACGATGTGCCTTATCCGTACATCTTCGGAGAAATTATCTCATTGCAAATTGAAGGACAGAATGGAAATGCCATCATTTCACAAGAAAACCAAACGGTAGAAATTAGAGTGCCTTTTGGAATGGATAGAACCCAATTAAAAATCACTGACTTAGTGATGACGGAAGAGGCGACTATCTATCCAAAAATAGAAGAGTTAATGGACTTTTCTTCACCGGTTACTTTTACCGTTTCCACTTATCAAGATTACGATTGGACAGTGACTGTTATCGAAGACGATTTTGATATCATCATGCATGAATTCGAAATTGAAGGACAGGTTTCATCAGAAATTGATCAGTCCAATAGAATTATTCGAGTGGTGATATCAGATACTTTGGATATTGAAAATTTAAATGTGGTACAATTTAGTTATTCACCAGAACAAGTACCCGTTCTCCCATACCCATTTGATGTACATGATTTTTCATCAGAAGTAACTTTCCTTTTTGATGACATAGAATGGAGAGTAGAAGTAACGTACGATGATGGAGAAATTGAAAATATTGGAGAGCAGATTATGTATTCTGATTTTAAAACATGGTACTACGGAGGAAGAAAAGCCAATGAATCCAACAACAGTAGAAAGTTTAATATTCCAGGAGAAGATTTTGATGGTACTCCTTGGAGAACGGGAGATGTTGGAGCGGCTGATTTAATCATTCCTACTGGAGTGAGAACAGTGTATCCTTCTCCTTCAGAAGAAGAATACGAATACACCACTCTAAAAACAACATCGGCATTAGGTGTAGTTGCCGCAGGGTCTTTGTTTGTAGGAGATATACAGGGTAGTGGATTAACCAATGTGCAAACTGATTTTGGTATTCCGTTTACTGATCAACCCAAAAGTTTTGAAACGACTATTCAATATATACCAGAGTTGTACGATGGAAGCCCCGATCAATGCGATGTGTATGTTTTGCTTCAGGTAAGAGAAGGGAGTGGCGATAACGAGAAAAGATATCGATTAGCTACTGCATGGTACAGATCGGACGAAACGATGATGAATTTTGAAACCATCAACATGCCATTATTATATGGAAACCACAACGACTTAGCCCCTTTCATGATGCCATCGACAGCTAACGAAAGAATGCCGGAACACGGTTTTGCACCAACAGATAGCGAACCAACACACATTATTGTTGTGTATTCTTCGAGCTTCGATGGAGCGAATTTTAAAGGAGGAGTGGGAAGTGAACTTCGTGTGAAAGGATTTGAATTAAAGTATTAA
- a CDS encoding DUF58 domain-containing protein, whose amino-acid sequence MKFYKQLFFSDRFFFIGVALVFAYILSYLFPIIFNVVNLIGILFFLLFIMDTYLLFSTKKKVYATRSTPERLSNGEDNPIEVYIENRSAQHLFLEVIDEAPIEFQLRNLRFKTRLKEGEDDKFTYTIRPTERGEYFFGDLIVFAKSKIGLVRRKVKQHCEITSVKVYPSFQKLKKFELMALHTGHIEGGIKKVRKVGQQKEFDQIKEYVPGDDFRSINWTATARSQQLMVNHYQDEKAQQVYTVLDMGRSMKMPFNGMTLLDYSINASLVLLHIAQKKQDLIGLTAFDYQSQNFLKARRNSGQMQNVMEKLYNLSPSFMETDFAKVSVLLKNQIKHRSMLLFFTNILHKESLERKLPYLKRLAKKHLLVVIFFEDNELKEEIKKKSTTMEEIYLKALQEENILEKKMIARQLQQNGIQTILTTPENLTVDTINKYLELKARGVL is encoded by the coding sequence ATGAAGTTTTACAAGCAATTATTCTTTTCAGATCGCTTCTTTTTTATTGGAGTAGCACTGGTATTTGCCTATATATTGTCCTATCTGTTTCCCATCATTTTTAATGTGGTAAACCTGATAGGTATCCTCTTCTTTTTATTGTTTATAATGGATACTTACCTGTTATTTTCGACTAAAAAGAAGGTATATGCCACCCGATCTACTCCGGAAAGATTATCTAACGGAGAGGATAACCCCATAGAGGTATATATTGAAAACAGAAGCGCACAACATCTTTTTCTTGAGGTAATCGATGAGGCTCCAATAGAGTTTCAGCTTAGAAACTTAAGATTCAAAACTAGGCTAAAAGAAGGGGAAGATGATAAGTTTACCTACACCATTCGTCCAACAGAAAGAGGGGAATACTTTTTTGGTGACTTGATTGTTTTTGCAAAATCAAAAATTGGTTTAGTACGCAGAAAAGTAAAACAACACTGCGAGATCACTTCAGTAAAAGTATATCCATCTTTTCAAAAACTGAAAAAGTTTGAATTGATGGCCTTGCATACAGGTCATATTGAAGGGGGGATCAAAAAAGTTAGAAAGGTTGGTCAGCAAAAAGAATTTGATCAGATAAAAGAATATGTTCCTGGAGATGATTTTAGGAGTATCAACTGGACAGCAACAGCACGTTCTCAGCAATTAATGGTGAATCATTACCAAGATGAAAAAGCACAGCAAGTGTACACCGTTTTGGATATGGGACGAAGTATGAAAATGCCATTTAATGGTATGACCTTGCTTGATTATTCTATCAACGCTAGTTTGGTATTACTTCATATTGCTCAGAAAAAGCAAGACCTTATTGGTTTAACAGCATTTGATTATCAGAGTCAGAATTTCCTTAAAGCAAGAAGAAATTCAGGTCAGATGCAGAACGTTATGGAAAAACTGTATAATCTGAGTCCTAGTTTTATGGAAACAGATTTTGCCAAGGTGAGTGTATTATTAAAGAATCAGATTAAGCATAGAAGTATGTTGTTGTTCTTTACCAATATCCTTCACAAAGAAAGTCTAGAACGAAAATTACCTTACCTTAAAAGACTTGCCAAAAAACACTTATTAGTCGTTATTTTCTTCGAAGACAATGAGCTCAAAGAAGAGATCAAAAAGAAATCTACCACCATGGAAGAAATCTATCTAAAAGCTCTTCAAGAGGAGAATATTTTAGAAAAGAAGATGATCGCTAGACAGTTACAACAAAATGGTATTCAAACAATCTTGACTACACCTGAGAATCTGACTGTGGATACGATTAATAAGTATTTGGAGTTGAAGGCGAGAGGGGTGTTGTAA
- a CDS encoding AAA family ATPase, whose product MEDNIINNFENRIDTSTLIQELNLLREGINKVVKGQHKTIDLLLTAILADGHVLLEGVPGVAKTLTAKTLAHMIEGHYSRIQFTPDLMPSDVLGTNVFNAATNSFEFRKGPVFGNVILTDEINRAPAKTQASLFEVMEERQITYDGQKYDMDEPFLVIGTQNPVEQEGTYPLPEAQLDRFLFKIDLGYPDEQDEYDVLMMHHQHEKPTNLITEEYKLNPAKLKEFRDLAKKVIVKDEIIDYILKLIRTTRATADFYLGASPRAGVALLNASKAWACLQGRDFVTPDDIAYVIKPVLRHRLIMTAEKEMEGENMDRLIDKVVHSVAVPR is encoded by the coding sequence ATGGAAGATAATATTATCAACAACTTCGAAAACAGAATTGATACATCAACGTTAATCCAAGAATTAAATTTACTTAGAGAAGGGATCAATAAAGTAGTAAAAGGTCAGCACAAGACCATCGACCTATTACTTACTGCTATATTAGCCGACGGCCATGTTTTATTGGAAGGTGTACCGGGTGTAGCCAAAACATTAACGGCAAAAACGTTGGCACATATGATCGAAGGTCATTATTCTAGAATTCAGTTTACACCAGATTTAATGCCATCGGATGTATTGGGTACGAATGTATTTAATGCAGCCACCAATTCTTTTGAATTTAGAAAAGGTCCTGTTTTCGGTAATGTTATCCTTACGGACGAAATCAACAGGGCGCCTGCAAAAACTCAAGCCTCTCTTTTCGAGGTAATGGAAGAGAGACAAATCACCTACGATGGTCAGAAATATGATATGGACGAGCCTTTCTTAGTTATTGGTACACAAAACCCAGTTGAACAAGAAGGAACGTACCCATTACCAGAAGCGCAACTAGATAGATTTCTATTTAAGATTGATTTAGGCTATCCAGACGAGCAAGACGAATATGATGTATTAATGATGCATCATCAACATGAAAAACCAACCAATTTAATTACCGAAGAGTATAAATTGAATCCAGCTAAGCTGAAAGAGTTTAGAGATCTAGCAAAGAAAGTGATTGTTAAAGATGAGATCATCGATTACATTCTTAAACTGATTCGTACTACTCGTGCTACAGCAGATTTCTATTTGGGAGCATCACCTAGAGCGGGGGTAGCTTTATTGAACGCTTCTAAAGCTTGGGCATGCCTGCAAGGAAGAGATTTCGTTACTCCAGACGATATCGCTTATGTCATCAAACCTGTATTAAGACACCGTTTGATTATGACCGCAGAAAAAGAAATGGAAGGAGAAAATATGGACCGATTGATTGATAAAGTGGTGCATTCTGTAGCTGTTCCAAGATAA
- a CDS encoding stage II sporulation protein M yields MKEPIFILRNQDKWKKIEAETINANASPEILASNYKSLTEDLSYAQTFYPSSDTTYYLNDLAVRYHKMIYVIKKEKKSRFKDFWLYEVPFEMAKNHRQIFWAFVVFLVSTIIGVFSAYHDQEFVRLILGDGYVNMTLENIANGKPMDVYASGGAFEMFYRITLNNIQVAFYAFVLGILTSLGTGFLLFRNGIMLGSFQYFFYEHGVLKESLLSIWTHGTLEITAIVFAGGAGFVLGNSLLFPKHKKRSQSLRDGAKSGLKIVIGLVPIFIIAGFLEGFVTRQVEWPLVLRLFFILSSLAFIIFYYFWYAFKVYQSKMKEN; encoded by the coding sequence ATGAAAGAACCAATATTTATTCTTAGAAATCAGGATAAATGGAAAAAGATTGAAGCTGAGACTATTAATGCAAATGCCTCACCCGAAATACTAGCCTCTAATTACAAATCTCTGACAGAAGATCTATCTTATGCACAGACTTTTTATCCTTCTAGTGATACTACCTATTATCTAAATGATTTAGCGGTAAGATATCACAAAATGATTTATGTGATTAAAAAGGAAAAGAAATCGAGATTTAAAGACTTTTGGTTATATGAAGTGCCATTTGAAATGGCCAAAAATCATAGGCAAATTTTCTGGGCTTTTGTGGTGTTTTTAGTGAGTACAATAATCGGAGTGTTTTCCGCTTACCACGATCAAGAATTTGTGAGACTTATTCTAGGAGATGGTTATGTAAATATGACTTTAGAAAACATCGCTAATGGCAAACCTATGGATGTATATGCCTCAGGAGGTGCTTTTGAGATGTTTTACCGAATAACACTCAACAACATTCAAGTGGCTTTTTATGCTTTTGTCTTAGGGATTTTAACCAGTTTAGGTACAGGTTTTTTATTATTCCGTAACGGTATTATGCTCGGTTCCTTCCAATACTTTTTTTATGAACATGGGGTACTTAAAGAATCACTTTTAAGTATTTGGACCCATGGTACATTAGAGATTACTGCCATAGTATTCGCAGGAGGGGCAGGGTTTGTTTTAGGAAATTCTCTTCTTTTTCCTAAACACAAAAAACGTAGTCAAAGTCTTAGAGATGGTGCTAAAAGTGGATTAAAGATCGTAATTGGTCTTGTCCCTATTTTTATAATTGCAGGGTTTTTAGAAGGATTTGTTACTCGTCAGGTGGAATGGCCTTTAGTATTAAGGTTATTCTTTATCCTTTCCTCTTTGGCCTTCATAATTTTTTATTATTTTTGGTATGCTTTCAAAGTGTACCAATCGAAAATGAAAGAAAACTAA
- a CDS encoding glycerophosphoryl diester phosphodiesterase membrane domain-containing protein — MKRTYEFNQVRDLGDKIDFTFSFFKENFKKIFKSCLTMIIPLTVIGSGISTGGQLFFAGEAGLSTTFAMFGGILQSIATAMLAANIFVLIRGHINGKDLSPVEINNEAKEYTTKIFFGSILYGICVVIGMIFFVIPGFFLAIAWAVLLPLIVFEEKSITEAMSRSNNLVSGNWWATFFYFFILGIIVFGINYVFTIIPAGLVGVGAFFQFSDEGSLNVAFKLVAVLISMGVGIISPIVKSAYHIGTSTQYFSLKEKKEASSIMRDLNALD; from the coding sequence ATGAAACGTACATACGAATTTAATCAGGTGAGAGACCTGGGTGACAAAATTGATTTTACCTTTTCCTTCTTCAAAGAAAACTTTAAAAAAATCTTTAAATCTTGTTTGACAATGATTATTCCTTTGACTGTTATTGGTTCTGGAATTTCAACTGGAGGACAATTATTTTTTGCTGGTGAAGCAGGTTTATCTACCACTTTTGCAATGTTTGGTGGGATTTTACAAAGTATTGCCACAGCTATGTTAGCAGCAAATATTTTTGTCTTAATTAGAGGACATATTAATGGAAAAGATCTTTCTCCTGTAGAAATTAATAATGAAGCGAAAGAATATACAACAAAAATATTTTTTGGATCAATATTATACGGTATCTGTGTTGTTATCGGTATGATTTTCTTTGTTATTCCTGGCTTCTTTTTAGCAATAGCTTGGGCCGTACTATTACCTTTGATTGTTTTTGAAGAAAAATCAATAACCGAAGCGATGTCAAGAAGTAATAACTTGGTAAGCGGTAACTGGTGGGCTACATTTTTCTATTTCTTTATTTTAGGTATAATTGTATTTGGTATCAACTATGTATTTACGATTATTCCTGCTGGATTAGTTGGTGTTGGAGCATTTTTCCAATTTTCTGATGAAGGATCTTTAAATGTTGCATTTAAATTAGTGGCTGTACTTATCTCAATGGGTGTAGGTATCATTTCACCGATTGTAAAATCAGCGTATCACATTGGTACTTCAACACAATATTTCTCATTAAAAGAGAAAAAAGAAGCTTCTAGTATCATGAGGGATCTTAATGCTTTAGACTAA
- a CDS encoding RDD family protein: MSSISFQNSQNVNLRLQKANVTSRILAYLLDLIILLSAYLIPLSLLAVMDAAIGIMIWSGLMGFAFLVYQYLMEIFFDGQSLGKSALKIKVVSKDGTPLTVSQLTLRWLFRFVDIAISNGMVAILTIILGEKGQRVGDIVAGTMVISEKKKVRSSDLEIPTFPEDYVPVFSQAANLTEKHVKVIKNCLKLDLSYEHRMVIKKVETKMIEDLGLETELRDKKLLKQLLNDYYFHTISVQNQNHLI; the protein is encoded by the coding sequence ATGTCATCAATATCATTTCAAAATAGTCAGAATGTAAATTTACGACTTCAAAAAGCAAATGTGACTAGCCGAATTTTAGCTTATCTATTGGACTTAATCATTTTATTATCGGCATATCTTATTCCTTTAAGTTTATTAGCCGTAATGGATGCTGCCATAGGTATTATGATTTGGAGTGGGTTAATGGGTTTTGCATTTCTAGTCTATCAATATCTTATGGAAATATTTTTTGATGGACAATCCTTAGGAAAAAGTGCCCTAAAAATTAAGGTGGTTTCAAAAGATGGAACTCCATTAACAGTTTCTCAATTAACGCTACGTTGGTTATTTCGTTTTGTAGATATTGCTATATCTAATGGTATGGTGGCTATTCTAACTATTATTTTGGGAGAAAAAGGACAAAGAGTAGGTGATATTGTAGCAGGTACAATGGTCATCTCTGAAAAGAAAAAAGTACGTTCTTCTGACTTAGAGATCCCAACCTTCCCAGAAGATTATGTTCCGGTTTTCTCACAAGCAGCCAATCTAACTGAAAAGCATGTAAAAGTGATTAAAAACTGCTTGAAACTTGATCTCTCTTATGAACATCGAATGGTCATTAAAAAAGTAGAAACAAAAATGATTGAAGATCTTGGTCTTGAGACCGAATTGCGAGATAAAAAACTATTAAAGCAATTGTTAAACGATTATTACTTCCATACAATATCAGTACAGAATCAAAATCATTTGATATAA
- a CDS encoding DUF4350 domain-containing protein, which translates to MKKLKKHHIFLGVVVLLYLALTFKDQSQTDWTKHYKSNAKSPYGTKALTTLLDESEDLNLKVENSRLTIYELLDSPEFMDKGILLIQPSFSLDKTDYDQLYKAIEKGKDVFIAAEHFDYNILDTLRISAEGTYNIPNLRYIDNQEDAEAKIDSVDMEMNGVIGKFSTVDYHYYLSIDDSSTVERLAGTDDQNVFVKAKIGEGNLFLLSTPNVLSNFPLLHEENYLFVNEILKALPEGEYVRTEYYTLGREGQSTPLRVILAQQGLKESIFTLLLLIFVYLIFQSKREQRAIPTIEPPKNDSMAFVKTISQLYLNANDNKKILIKRKRFLFNHIRNKHYLDFNEEDNTQNIQLLAIRTGIDEEELRSLFVCVDREINYPMTASGFTRANQLIDEFYSKEQ; encoded by the coding sequence ATGAAAAAGCTTAAAAAACATCATATCTTTTTAGGTGTTGTTGTACTGTTGTATTTAGCATTAACCTTTAAAGATCAGAGCCAGACTGATTGGACAAAACACTATAAATCTAACGCTAAGAGTCCTTATGGAACGAAAGCATTAACCACACTTCTAGATGAATCTGAAGATTTAAATTTGAAAGTCGAAAATTCAAGATTAACCATCTATGAATTATTAGATTCTCCTGAATTTATGGACAAGGGAATACTATTGATACAACCCTCGTTTTCTCTTGATAAAACCGATTATGATCAGTTATATAAAGCAATAGAAAAAGGGAAAGATGTATTTATTGCCGCTGAACATTTTGATTATAATATTTTAGATACACTTCGAATTTCTGCAGAAGGTACATACAACATCCCTAATCTTAGATATATCGATAATCAGGAAGATGCAGAAGCTAAGATTGATTCTGTAGACATGGAAATGAATGGGGTAATTGGAAAGTTTTCGACTGTAGATTATCACTATTACCTCTCTATTGATGATTCATCGACAGTAGAACGTTTAGCAGGTACTGATGATCAAAATGTATTTGTAAAAGCGAAAATTGGAGAGGGTAACCTCTTTTTATTATCAACTCCTAATGTACTTAGTAACTTTCCGTTACTTCATGAAGAAAACTATCTTTTTGTAAACGAAATTCTGAAAGCATTACCTGAAGGGGAATATGTAAGAACAGAATATTATACTTTAGGTAGAGAAGGGCAAAGTACTCCATTGAGAGTAATTCTCGCTCAACAAGGATTAAAAGAAAGTATTTTTACATTATTGCTTTTGATCTTTGTTTATTTAATTTTCCAATCCAAAAGAGAGCAAAGAGCAATACCTACTATCGAACCTCCTAAGAACGATAGTATGGCTTTTGTGAAAACGATAAGTCAGCTTTACTTAAACGCAAACGACAACAAGAAAATCTTAATCAAAAGAAAAAGATTCTTGTTTAATCATATTAGAAACAAACATTACCTTGATTTTAATGAAGAGGATAATACTCAAAATATCCAACTTTTAGCCATTAGAACAGGTATTGACGAAGAAGAATTACGTTCACTCTTCGTCTGTGTTGATAGGGAAATTAATTACCCTATGACCGCTTCAGGCTTTACAAGGGCCAATCAATTAATCGATGAATTTTACTCAAAAGAACAATAA